From the genome of Populus alba chromosome 10, ASM523922v2, whole genome shotgun sequence, one region includes:
- the LOC118059693 gene encoding pumilio homolog 1 yields MITDIYSKVLPDISKRSMLKNEELNKLIREQRLQQEAASEREKELNIYRSGSAPPTVEGSLSSIGGLFDGTGIPGIKKSNKGEFLSEEDFRSDPAYVNYYYSNVNLNPRLPPPLLSKEDWRFAQRLHGSSGGSNSVVGDRRKGSRGGDSEGQRSLFAVQPGFGGGQEENGNGNGNGNGNGVEWGGDGLIGLPGLGLGSRQKSIAEIIQDDMGHANPISRHPSRPTSRNAFDDNVETSEAQFSQLHGDLASIDALCSSSNKQGISAVQNVGASASHTYASALGASLSRSTTPDPQLVARAPSPRIPPIGGGRTNSMDKRDVSGSHSYNGISTSLNDSELIAALSGLKMSTNGLVDEENHSRSRTQHEIDDRHHLFNLQGDQNHVKKQSYLNKSPASTNLKVPSTLTLNGRGGSPSNHQNADNMNSPYANYGLSGYPVNPSSPSMIGSPLGNGSLPPLFENAAAAAMAGTGLDSRALGVLGPNLMATAAELQNRSRLGNHTAGVPLVDPLYLQYLRSNEYAAAQLAALNEPMLDREYVGNAYDLLQKLQLETLMSSQKSQYGVPYLGKSGSLNHNYYGNTGFGLGMSYSGSPLGGPLLPNSSVGSGGPLRHSERNMLFSPAMRNLSGGVMGSWHSDAGSNLDESFPSSLLEEFKSNKTRCFELSEIAGHVVEFSADQYGSRFIQQKLETAMTEEKNMVFDEIMPQALSLMTDVFGNYVIQKFFEHGSASQIRELADQLTGHVLTLSLQMYGCRVIQKAIEVVELDQQTKMVTELDGHIMRCVRDQNGNHVIQKCIECVPEDAIQFIVSTFYDQVVTLSTHPYGCRVIQRVLEHCQDTKTQRIMMDEILQSVCMLAQDQYGNYVVQHVLEHGKPHERSAIIKKLTGQIVQMSQQKFASNVIEKCLTFGTPAERQALVDEMLGTTDENEPLQAMMKDQFANYVVQKVLETCDDQQLELILNRIKVHLNALKKYTYGKHIVARVEKLVAAGERRISFLTLHPAAA; encoded by the exons ATGATCACAGACATATATTCAAAGGTTTTGCCTGACATCTCAAAGCGATCAATGCTCAAAAACGAGGAGTTGAACAAGCTAATTAGAGAGCAAAGGCTACAACAAGAGGCAGCAagtgaaagagagaaagaactCAATATTTATCGAAGTGGGTCAGCACCGCCTACTGTAGAAGGGTCTTTAAGCTCTATTGGAGGTTTGTTTGATGGTACTGGGATTCCTGGTATAAAAAAGAGCAATAAAGGTGAGTTTTTGAGCGAAGAGGACTTTAGGTCTGATCCAGcttatgttaattattattattctaatgTGAACTTGAATCCAAGATTGCCCCCTCCATTATTGTCAAAGGAGGATTGGAGATTTGCACAGAGATTACATGGTAGTAGTGGTGGGTCTAATTCCGTGGTTGGGGATAGAAGGAAGGGAAGTAGAGGTGGTGATAGTGAAGGGCAAAGGTCACTTTTTGCAGTGCAGCCAGGGTTCGGAGGAGGGCAGGAGGAGAATGGGAATGGGAATGGGAATGGGAATGGAAATGGAGTGGAGTGGGGAGGAGATGGGCTTATTGGATTGCCAGGTTTGGGGTTAGGGAGTAGGCAAAAGAGTATAGCGGAGATCATTCAG GATGATATGGGTCATGCAAACCCCATCTCAAGGCACCCTTCACGTCCCACTAGCCGCAATGCATTTGATGACAATGTAGAAACTTCTGAAGCTCAGTTTAGTCAGCTGCATGGTGATTTGGCATCTATTGATGCTCTATGCTCCAGTTCAAACAAACAGGGCATTTCTGCAGTTCAAAATGTTGGCGCATCAGCTTCTCATACCTATGCTTCTGCATTAGGTGCCTCCTTGTCACGAAGCACTACACCTGACCCTCAGCTTGTAGCGAGAGCTCCTAGTCCTCGCATTCCACCTATTGGAGGAGGTAGGACCAATTCCATGGATAAAAGAGATGTGAGCGGTTCACACTCATATAACGGTATCTCAACAAGCTTGAATGATTCTGAGCTCATAGCTGCTTTGTCTGGGTTGAAGATGTCAACAAATGGTCTAGTTGATGAAGAGAACCACTCACGGTCACGAACACAACATGAAATTGATGATCGCCATCACCTGTTCAATTTGCAAGGTGATCAAAACCATGTCAAGAAACAATCATATTTAAATAAGTCACCTGCCAGCACAAACCTTAAAGTACCCTCGACGCTGACTCTGAATGGTCGAGGAGGTTCTCCTTCTAACCACCAGAATGCAGACAACATGAATTCCCCATATGCTAACTATGGCTTAAGTGGGTATCCTGTGAATCCTTCATCGCCGTCCATGATAGGAAGCCCTCTTGGGAATGGGAGTCTGCCACCTTTGTTTGAaaatgctgctgctgctgcaatgGCTGGAACTGGGTTAGATTCTAGAGCACTAGGTGTTTTAGGGCCAAACTTAATGGCTACTGCAGCAGAATTGCAAAATCGCAGTAGACTAGGGAATCACACTGCAGGTGTGCCTCTTGTGGACCCATTGTATCTTCAGTACTTGAGATCAAATGAGTATGCTGCTGCACAGCTTGCAGCTCTCAATGAACCCATGCTGGATAGGGAGTATGTTGGTAATGCATACGATCTCCTCCAAAAACTTCAATTGGAAACATTGATGTCCTCCCAAAAGTCTCAGTATGGTGTTCCTTACCTTGGCAAATCTGGTAGCTTGAATCATAATTACTATGGAAACACTGGATTTGGTCTCGGCATGTCCTATTCTGGAAGCCCATTAGGGGGGCCCCTTCTTCCAAACTCATCTGTTGGATCAGGTGGTCCTTTGAGGCACAGTGAACGGAATATGCTTTTTTCTCCTGCAATGAGGAATCTGTCTGGGGGTGTCATGGGATCTTGGCACTCAGACGCTGGTAGTAACCTGGATGAAAGTTTTCCTTCCTCTTTACTGGAAGAGTTCAAAAGCAATAAAACTAGATGTTTTGAACTCTCAGAAATTGCTGGTCATGTTGTTGAGTTCAG TGCTGATCAGTATGGGAGCCGATTCATTCAACAGAAACTTGAGACTGCAATGACAGAAGAGAAGAACAtggtttttgatgaaattatgcCCCAAGCCCTATCACTAATGACTGATGTATTTGGTAACTATGTGATTCAGAAG TTTTTTGAGCATGGATCTGCATCCCAAATAAGAGAACTGGCTGACCAGCTAACTGGCCATGTGCTGACCCTTAGCCTTCAAATGTATGGCTGTCGTGTGATCCAAAAG GCTATAGAAGTAGTTGAACTGGACCAGCAGACTAAAATGGTGACAGAGCTTGATGGTCATATTATGAGATGTGTACGGGATCAGAATGGGAACCATGTCATTCAGAAGTGTATTGAATGTGTACCTGAAGATGCTATACAGTTTATTGTCTCAACATTTTATGATCAAGTTGTGACACTTTCCACTCATCCATATGGTTGCCGTGTGATACAG AGAGTGCTGGAGCACTGCCAAGACACCAAAACCCAGCGTATAATGATGGATGAGATTTTGCAATCTGTTTGCATGTTGGCACAAGACCAATATGGAAATTATGTTGTCCAG CATGTGCTGGAGCATGGGAAACCACATGAGCGTTCAgcaataataaagaaattaactGGGCAGATAGTTCAAATGAGCCAGCAGAAGTTTGCCTCCAATGTTATAGAGAAATGTTTAACTTTTGGCACTCCTGCAGAACGCCAGGCCCTGGTGGATGAGATGCTTGGCACCACTGATGAAAATGAGCCTCTTCAG GCCATGATGAAAGACCAGTTTGCAAATTATGTTGTACAGAAAGTGCTGGAAACTTGTGATGACCAGCAACTTGAACTGATCCTCAATCGAATAAAAGTTCACTTAAATGCTCTGAAGAAGTATACTTATGGGAAACATATAGTTGCACGTGTAGAGAAACTTGTTGCAGCTGGAG aGAGGAGAATTAGCTTCCTTACTCTGCATCCTGCTGCTGCTTAG
- the LOC118060037 gene encoding uncharacterized protein: MGSNLEPIPITSQKHDPAWKHCQMFKNGERVQLKCVYCGKIFKGGGIHRIKEHLAGQKGNAATCLQVPSDVRHMMQQSLDGVVVKKRKKQKIAEEITNLNPVSSEIGFFDKDVNTGMELTGVSDAIDPVSSLLVSGEDGMRKKGGERRKRGRGRGRGSVTNAKAVVTMSSGMPLSGGKRTNDHIHMAIGRFLYDIGASLDAVNSAYFQLMVQAIASGGSEVVVPSYHDLRGWVLKNSVEEVKNDVDKHRATWERTGCSVLVDQWNTVMGRTLINFLVYCPDGVVFLKSVDASDIINLPDALYELLKQVVEEIGARHVLQVITRMEEQLICAGRRLADTFPNLYWAPCAAHCLDLILEDFAKLEWINSVIEQARSITRFVYNHSVVLNMMKRYTYGNDIVEPGLSRFATNFGTLKRMVDLKHNLQTMVTSQEWVDCPYSKKPGGLEMLDLVSDQSFWSSCVLITHLTNPLLQVLRLVGSKKRPAMGYIYAGMYRAKEAIKKELIKREEYVVYWNIIDHWWEQEWSLPLHAAGFYLNPKFFYSFEGDMPNEIQSGMYDCIEKFVPDLNVQDKIIKEVNSYKNAGGDFGRKMAVRARDTMLPAEWWSTYGGSCPNLVRLAIRILGQTCSSIEYKRSQIPFEQLHDTKNCLERQRLSDLVFVQCNLRLRQMVDENEEQDPISFDSNNTLTDWVKGKELCSEDFDTLNWMAVDPPSDNASLLGTSHSEIEDLGAGFDDYEIFNRVKEGEEENVESM, from the exons ATGGGCTCTAATTTGGAGCCAATTCCGATAACATCGCAAAAACATGACCCGGCGTGGAAGCATTGTCAAATGTTTAAGAACGGAGAGAGGGTGCAGTTAAAATGTGTGTATTGTGGCAAAATTTTTAAAGGAGGAGGGATTCATAGGATTAAGGAACATTTAGCTGGTCAAAAGGGTAATGCTGCTACTTGTTTACAAGTTCCTTCGGATGTTAGGCATATGATGCAGCAAAGTTTAGACGGGGTTGTAGTTAAGAAGCGGAAGAAGCAAAAAATTGCAGAGGAGATAACGAATTTGAATCCAGTTTCTAGTGAGATAGGGTTTTTTGATAAGGATGTTAATACTGGAATGGAGTTAACTGGGGTTTCAGATGCTATTGACCCTGTTTCAAGTTTGTTAGTTAGTGGAGAAGATGGAATGAGAAAAAAAGGCGGGGAGAGGAGGAAGAGGGGAAGGGGTAGAGGCAGAGGTTCTGTTACAAATGCTAAAGCTGTTGTTACCATGAGTAGTGGTATGCCGTTATCAGGGGGTAAAAGGACAAACGATCACATTCATATGGCAATAGGGAGGTTTTTGTATGATATCGGGGCATCTTTGGATGCTGTGAACTCGGCTTATTTTCAGCTAATGGTTCAAGCAATTGCTTCAGGAGGATCAGAGGTTGTAGTGCCTTCATACCACGATCTTCGAGGTTGGGTACTGAAGAATTCAGTTGAAGAAGTAAAGAATGATGTTGATAAGCACAGAGCAACTTGGGAAAGGACTGGTTGTTCTGTTTTGGTTGATCAGTGGAACACAGTAATGGGTAGAACTCTGAtaaattttttggtttattgTCCTGATGGAGTGGTGTTTTTGAAATCCGTGGATGCATCtgatattattaatttaccAGATGCTCTTTACGAATTGCTTAAGCAAGTAGTTGAAGAAATTGGAGCAAGACATGTTTTACAAGTCATTACTCGAATGGAAGAGCAATTAATCTGTGCAGGGAGAAGGTTAGCTGATACTTTCCCTAACCTTTATTGGGCTCCTTGTGCAGCACATTGTCTAGATTTGATACTTGAGGATTTTGCAAAACTTGAGTGGATAAATTCAGTAATTGAACAGGCGAGGTCTATTACAAGATTTGTATACAATCATAGTGTGGTTTTGAATATGATGAAAAGGTATACTTATGGAAATGATATTGTAGAACCAGGACTTAGTCGCTTTGCCACAAACTTTGGAACATTGAAACGAATGGTTGATCTTAAACATAACCTGCAGACCATGGTTACTTCACAGGAGTGGGTGGACTGCCCATATTCAAAGAAACCTGGGGGGTTGGAAATGTTAGATTTAGTAAGCGATCAGTCATTTTGGTCATCATGCGTCCTAATAACCCATTTAACTAATCCTCTCTTGCAAGTTTTGAGACTAGTTGGCAGCAAGAAGAGGCCTGCTATGGGATATATTTATGCAGGAATGTATCGAGCTAAAGAAGCAATTAAGAAAGAACTTATAAAGAGGGAGGAGTATGTTGTCTACTGGAATATTATAGACCATTGGTGGGAACAAGAATGGAGCCTCCCTCTTCATGCTGCGGGTTTCTACCTTAATCCCAAGttcttttatagttttgaagGAGATATGCCCAATGAGATTCAGTCTGGGATGTACGATTGCATAGAAAAGTTTGTTCCTGACTTAAATGTCCAAGATAAAATCATCAAAGAGGTAAACTCTTACAAGAATGCTGGTGGTGATTTTGGGAGGAAGATGGCTGTTAGAGCTAGGGACACTATGCTTCCTG CGGAATGGTGGTCAACATATGGAGGAAGTTGCCCAAACTTGGTGCGTTTGGCCATCCGTATTCTTGGTCAAACCTGCAGTTCAATTGAGTATAAGCGAAGCCAGATTCCTTTTGAACAATTGCATGATACAAAAAATTGCCTGGAGCGTCAACGACTCAGTGATCTAGTTTTTGTTCAGTGCAACTTGCGACTCAGACAAAT GGTCGATGAGAATGAGGAACAGGATCCTATATCATTTGATAGCAATAATACATTGACGGACTGGGTCAAGGGAAAAGAATTGTGCTCGGAAGACTTTGATACATTGAATTGGATGGCAGTTGATCCACCTTCTGACAATGCAAGTCTCCTGGGAACTTCACACAGTGAAATCGAAGACTTAGGTGCAG GGTTCGATGATTATGAGATCTTTAATAGAGTGAAAGAGGGCGAGGAGGAAAATGTTGAATCAATGTAG
- the LOC118060227 gene encoding protein LATERAL BRANCHING OXIDOREDUCTASE 1, which produces MDPNVENGSMQGDEVLGWGKSLPVPSVQEMVRKDSRCVPERYIQEHKDRPIEPEMCPHSSEIPVINFSLLVNGDEDERRKLDLACKEWGFFQITNHDVSEEVIKQMKAAVAAFFELPLEEKRNYAMAANDIHGYGQGFVVSEHQKLDWCDLMFLVTSPPKYKKMKYWPVTIPGFKEAVEQYSAEILKLTEDIFANMSLLMGMDKDALKRLHGEMMKQGIRMNYYPACSRPELVLGVGPHSDASSITFLLQDDDITGLQIRHEEGWVPVKPIPNAIVVNIGDVIESWSNGVYKSIEHRAVTSVTAARMSIATFVIPDDDVELGPVETMVDDYNRPVMYKSIKYGDYLRYTFSKKMDGKANTELLKVELESN; this is translated from the exons ATGGATCCAAATGTTGAAAATGGAAGCATGCAGGGAGATGAGGTGTTGGGTTGGGGAAAATCATTGCCGGTACCAAGTGTCCAAGAAATGGTGAGAAAAGATTCTCGGTGTGTCCCTGAAAGATATATACAGGAACACAAAGACAGACCGATAGAGCCTGAAATGTGTCCACATTCATCCGAGATCCCAGTCATAAATTTCTCCTTGCTAGTCAATGGAGACGAGGATGAACGGAGGAAGCTAGATCTTGCCTGCAAGGAGTGGGGTTTCTTTCAg ataACAAATCATGATGTGTCAGAAGAGGTGATAAAGCAAATGAAGGCCGCTGTGGCAGCATTTTTTGAACTTCCattggaagagaaaagaaattatGCAATGGCGGCCAATGATATTCATGGATATGGCCAAGGCTTTGTAGTCTCTGAGCATCAAAAACTCGACTGGTGTGACTTGATGTTCTTGGTGACATCCCCcccaaaatacaagaaaatgaaATACTGGCCGGTTACGATACCAGGTTTCAA GGAGGCAGTCGAACAGTACTCTGCAGAAATTCTTAAGCTGACTGAGGACATCTTTGCCAACATGTCATTGTTAATGGGAATGGACAAAGATGCTCTAAAACGGTTGCATGGGGAGATGATGAAGCAAGGAATACGAATGAACTATTATCCAGCCTGCTCGAGGCCTGAACTTGTGCTTGGAGTTGGTCCACATTCTGATGCGAGCTCCATAACCTTTCTTCTCCAGGATGATGATATCACTGGTCTCCAGATAAGGCACGAGGAAGGATGGGTTCCTGTGAAACCAATTCCAAATGCCATAGTAGTGAATATTGGTGATGTTATTGAG AGTTGGAGCAATGGAGTATACAAAAGCATTGAGCACAGGGCGGTGACGAGCGTGACAGCGGCAAGAATGTCCATTGCAACATTTGTGATCCCGGATGATGACGTGGAACTAGGTCCAGTGGAGACCATGGTGGATGATTATAATCGCCCTGTAATGTACAAAAGCATCAAGTATGGCGATTACCTCAGATAtactttttcaaagaaaatggaTGGAAAAGCCAACACCGAGCTTCTCAAAGTCGAGTTAGAAAGCAACTGA
- the LOC118060231 gene encoding thaumatin-like protein, protein MSTSSHQFLLFFLCMIIALSITDGTDLIIVNNCKDNIWPAILGTAGHVTPREGGFLLLSGEQIVLQVPDKWSGRIWPRQGCCFDETTGRGSCQTGDCAGLLQCRGVGGVPPATLVEMTLGTSESALHFYDVSLVDGFNVPVSMMPVGGGAGCGIAACETDLNVCCPSTLVVKRQGKVVGCKSACLAAKTDRYCCTGEYANPKSCKPTVFSHLFKAICPKAYSFAFDDASGLKTCKASRYVITFCPPN, encoded by the exons atgtcaacTTCTTCTCATcagtttcttctcttcttcctctgcaTGATCATCGCCCTTTCCATCACAG ATGGGACTGATCTCATTATAGTAAACAACTGCAAGGACAACATATGGCCTGCGATCCTTGGCACTGCAGGCCATGTGACCCCCAGAGAAGGAGGCTTCCTTCTACTCAGCGGAGAACAAATAGTCCTCCAAGTCCCTGACAAGTGGTCAGGAAGAATTTGGCCAAGACAAGGTTGCTGTTTTGATGAAACCACTGGCAGAGGTTCATGCCAGACCGGAGACTGTGCCGGCCTTTTACAGTGTAGAGGCGTTGGTGGTGTCCCTCCAGCAACTTTAGTGGAAATGACACTTGGAACTTCAGAATCCGCCTTGCATTTCTATGATGTGAGTTTGGTTGATGGATTTAATGTTCCAGTTTCTATGATGCCTGTTGGTGGTGGTGCAGGGTGTGGAATTGCCGCGTGTGAGACGGATCTGAATGTCTGTTGCCCTTCTACATTGGTTGTGAAGCGACAGGGGAAGGTGGTGGGTTGCAAGAGTGCATGCTTGGCCGCAAAAACTGATAGATATTGTTGTACTGGGGAGTATGCAAATCCTAAAAGTTGCAAGCCTACTGTTTTTAGTCATCTTTTTAAGGCAATTTGTCCCAAGGCCTATAGCTTTGCCTTTGATGATGCTTCAGGGCTTAAGACTTGTAAGGCTTCTCGGTATGTTATTACCTTTTGTCCTCCTAATTGA